In Dasypus novemcinctus isolate mDasNov1 chromosome 23, mDasNov1.1.hap2, whole genome shotgun sequence, the following proteins share a genomic window:
- the LFNG gene encoding beta-1,3-N-acetylglucosaminyltransferase lunatic fringe isoform X1: MLKRCGRRLLLALAGALLACLLVLTADPPPPPAPAERARRALRSLAGPAGAAPAPAGAAGGAAAAAARAREVHSLSEYFSLLARARPEAGPPPGGAPRRPRSPVEALGPRDVFIAVKTTKKFHRARLDLLLETWISRHKEMTFIFTDGEDEVLARHTGNVVNTNCSAAHSRQALSCKMAVEYDRFIESGRKWFCHVDDDNYVNVRALLRLLARFPHTRDVYIGKPSLDRPIQATERVGENSVRPVHFWFATGGAGFCVSRGLALRMSPWASGGHFVSTAERIRLPDDCTVGYIVEALLGVPLLRSGLFHSHLENLQQVPASALHEQVTLSYGMFENRRNTVQLKGAFSVEADPSRSCQRPSPEGPQVPGGVRKPKQMHAGPTCLCRPRACDPDPSPLALQEHRSASEFSPLLPYANLLSAGSFP, from the exons ATGCTCAAGCGCTGCGGCCGCCGCCTGCTGCTGGCGCTGGCGGGCGCGCTGCTCGCCTGCCTGCTGGTGCTCACGGCCgacccgccgccgccgcccgcgcccgccgaGCGCGCCCGCCGCGCGCTGCGCAGCCTGGCGGGCCCCGCGGGGGCGGCCCCGGCGCCGGCGGGGGCGGCCGGGGgcgcggcggcagcggcggcgcgGGCCCGCGAGGTGCACAGCCTGTCGGAGTACTTCAGCCTGCTGGCGCGCGCGCGTCCCGAGGCGGGGCCCCCGCCCGGgggcgccccccgccgcccgcggTCCCCCGTCGAGGCGCTCGGGCCCCGGGACGTCTTCATTGCGGTCAAGACCACCAAGAAGTTCCACCGCGCGCGCCTCGACCTGCTGCTCGAGACCTGGATCTCGCGCCACAAGGAGATG ACGTTCATCTTCACCGACGGGGAGGATGAAGTCCTGGCCAGGCACACAG GCAACGTGGTCAACACGAACTGCTCGGCCGCGCACAGCCGCCAGGCGCTGTCCTGCAAGATGGCCGTGGAGTACGACCGCTTCATCGAGTCGGGCAGGAA GTGGTTCTGCCACGTGGACGACGACAACTACGTCAACGTGCGGGCGCTGCTGCGGCTGCTGGCGCGCTTCCCGCACACGCGGGACGTGTACATCGGCAAGCCCAGCCTCGACCGGCCCATCCAGGCCACCGAGAGGGTGGGCGAGAACAGCGTG CGCCCCGTCCACTTCTGGTTTGCCACCGGTGGAGCCGGCTTCTGCGTCAGCCGCGGGCTCGCCCTCCGGATGAGCCCGTGGGCCAG CGGGGGCCACTTCGTGAGCACGGCCGAGCGCATCCGCCTGCCCGACGACTGCACGGTGGGCTACATCGTGGAGGCCCTGCTGGGCGTGCCCCTCCTGCGCAGCGGCCTCTTCCACTCCCACCTGGAGAACCTGCAGCAGGTGCCCGCCTCCGCGCTCCACGAGCAG GTGACTCTGAGCTACGGCATGTTTGAGAACAGGCGGAACACCGTCCAGTTGAAAGGCGCCTTCTCCGTGGAAGCGGACCCCTCCAG AAGCTGCCAGAGACCTTCCCCGGAAGGCCCCCAAGTACCCGGCGGCGTGCGCAAGCCCAAGCAGATGCACGCAGGACCCACGTGCCTGTGTAGACCCCGTGCATGTGACCCGGACCCCAGCCCTTTGGCTCTTCAAGAACATCGCTCTGCCAGCgaattctcccctctcctcccctacGCCAATTTGCTCTCCGCTGGATCATTCCCATGA
- the LFNG gene encoding beta-1,3-N-acetylglucosaminyltransferase lunatic fringe isoform X2 codes for MLKRCGRRLLLALAGALLACLLVLTADPPPPPAPAERARRALRSLAGPAGAAPAPAGAAGGAAAAAARAREVHSLSEYFSLLARARPEAGPPPGGAPRRPRSPVEALGPRDVFIAVKTTKKFHRARLDLLLETWISRHKEMTFIFTDGEDEVLARHTGNVVNTNCSAAHSRQALSCKMAVEYDRFIESGRKWFCHVDDDNYVNVRALLRLLARFPHTRDVYIGKPSLDRPIQATERVGENSVRPVHFWFATGGAGFCVSRGLALRMSPWASGGHFVSTAERIRLPDDCTVGYIVEALLGVPLLRSGLFHSHLENLQQVPASALHEQVTLSYGMFENRRNTVQLKGAFSVEADPSRFRSIHCLLYPDTPWCPQAAVF; via the exons ATGCTCAAGCGCTGCGGCCGCCGCCTGCTGCTGGCGCTGGCGGGCGCGCTGCTCGCCTGCCTGCTGGTGCTCACGGCCgacccgccgccgccgcccgcgcccgccgaGCGCGCCCGCCGCGCGCTGCGCAGCCTGGCGGGCCCCGCGGGGGCGGCCCCGGCGCCGGCGGGGGCGGCCGGGGgcgcggcggcagcggcggcgcgGGCCCGCGAGGTGCACAGCCTGTCGGAGTACTTCAGCCTGCTGGCGCGCGCGCGTCCCGAGGCGGGGCCCCCGCCCGGgggcgccccccgccgcccgcggTCCCCCGTCGAGGCGCTCGGGCCCCGGGACGTCTTCATTGCGGTCAAGACCACCAAGAAGTTCCACCGCGCGCGCCTCGACCTGCTGCTCGAGACCTGGATCTCGCGCCACAAGGAGATG ACGTTCATCTTCACCGACGGGGAGGATGAAGTCCTGGCCAGGCACACAG GCAACGTGGTCAACACGAACTGCTCGGCCGCGCACAGCCGCCAGGCGCTGTCCTGCAAGATGGCCGTGGAGTACGACCGCTTCATCGAGTCGGGCAGGAA GTGGTTCTGCCACGTGGACGACGACAACTACGTCAACGTGCGGGCGCTGCTGCGGCTGCTGGCGCGCTTCCCGCACACGCGGGACGTGTACATCGGCAAGCCCAGCCTCGACCGGCCCATCCAGGCCACCGAGAGGGTGGGCGAGAACAGCGTG CGCCCCGTCCACTTCTGGTTTGCCACCGGTGGAGCCGGCTTCTGCGTCAGCCGCGGGCTCGCCCTCCGGATGAGCCCGTGGGCCAG CGGGGGCCACTTCGTGAGCACGGCCGAGCGCATCCGCCTGCCCGACGACTGCACGGTGGGCTACATCGTGGAGGCCCTGCTGGGCGTGCCCCTCCTGCGCAGCGGCCTCTTCCACTCCCACCTGGAGAACCTGCAGCAGGTGCCCGCCTCCGCGCTCCACGAGCAG GTGACTCTGAGCTACGGCATGTTTGAGAACAGGCGGAACACCGTCCAGTTGAAAGGCGCCTTCTCCGTGGAAGCGGACCCCTCCAG GTTCCGCTCCATCCACTGCCTCCTGTACCCGGACACTCCCTGGTGTCCGCAAGCCGCCGTCTTCTAG
- the LFNG gene encoding beta-1,3-N-acetylglucosaminyltransferase lunatic fringe isoform X3 has translation MKEGPLPGALPSACLAEEEPGSLGAPCPSRAAGGGPALRRLPGRSGTKTFIFTDGEDEVLARHTGNVVNTNCSAAHSRQALSCKMAVEYDRFIESGRKWFCHVDDDNYVNVRALLRLLARFPHTRDVYIGKPSLDRPIQATERVGENSVRPVHFWFATGGAGFCVSRGLALRMSPWASGGHFVSTAERIRLPDDCTVGYIVEALLGVPLLRSGLFHSHLENLQQVPASALHEQVTLSYGMFENRRNTVQLKGAFSVEADPSRSCQRPSPEGPQVPGGVRKPKQMHAGPTCLCRPRACDPDPSPLALQEHRSASEFSPLLPYANLLSAGSFP, from the exons ATGAAGGAGGGGCCCCTCCCGGGCGCTTTGCCCTCAGCCTGTCTTGCGGAGGAGGAACCCGGCTCCCTGGGGGCGCCCTGCCCCTCCCGGGCGGCGGGTGGGGGCCCCGCCCTCCGCCGCCTCCCGGGCCGCAGCGGAACAAAG ACGTTCATCTTCACCGACGGGGAGGATGAAGTCCTGGCCAGGCACACAG GCAACGTGGTCAACACGAACTGCTCGGCCGCGCACAGCCGCCAGGCGCTGTCCTGCAAGATGGCCGTGGAGTACGACCGCTTCATCGAGTCGGGCAGGAA GTGGTTCTGCCACGTGGACGACGACAACTACGTCAACGTGCGGGCGCTGCTGCGGCTGCTGGCGCGCTTCCCGCACACGCGGGACGTGTACATCGGCAAGCCCAGCCTCGACCGGCCCATCCAGGCCACCGAGAGGGTGGGCGAGAACAGCGTG CGCCCCGTCCACTTCTGGTTTGCCACCGGTGGAGCCGGCTTCTGCGTCAGCCGCGGGCTCGCCCTCCGGATGAGCCCGTGGGCCAG CGGGGGCCACTTCGTGAGCACGGCCGAGCGCATCCGCCTGCCCGACGACTGCACGGTGGGCTACATCGTGGAGGCCCTGCTGGGCGTGCCCCTCCTGCGCAGCGGCCTCTTCCACTCCCACCTGGAGAACCTGCAGCAGGTGCCCGCCTCCGCGCTCCACGAGCAG GTGACTCTGAGCTACGGCATGTTTGAGAACAGGCGGAACACCGTCCAGTTGAAAGGCGCCTTCTCCGTGGAAGCGGACCCCTCCAG AAGCTGCCAGAGACCTTCCCCGGAAGGCCCCCAAGTACCCGGCGGCGTGCGCAAGCCCAAGCAGATGCACGCAGGACCCACGTGCCTGTGTAGACCCCGTGCATGTGACCCGGACCCCAGCCCTTTGGCTCTTCAAGAACATCGCTCTGCCAGCgaattctcccctctcctcccctacGCCAATTTGCTCTCCGCTGGATCATTCCCATGA